From a single Planctellipticum variicoloris genomic region:
- a CDS encoding protocatechuate 3,4-dioxygenase — MSLPHFPPNRRLFLGALTASLFTTRGLFAEQLLLPSPALTEGPFYPDKLPLDQDNDLIKIGDSTTPAVGEITHLTGRILNASGSPVKNATVEIWQCDANAVYLHTADSKPKADQQDKHFQGFGRFTTNANGEYRFRTIKPVPYPGRPSPHIHYKVKQGDRDLLTSQIFIRGHEGNARDGVYLNSGDLLDRELVLADFKPLPDSKLGELACNFDIVLGRTPDDRDRAPRRQ, encoded by the coding sequence ATGTCTTTACCGCACTTTCCCCCCAACCGCCGCCTCTTCCTCGGCGCCCTCACCGCCAGCCTCTTCACCACCCGCGGCCTCTTTGCCGAACAGCTCCTGCTGCCGTCGCCAGCCCTCACCGAAGGCCCGTTCTATCCCGACAAGCTCCCTCTCGATCAGGATAACGATCTGATCAAGATCGGCGACTCGACGACTCCCGCCGTCGGCGAGATCACCCATCTCACCGGCCGGATCCTGAACGCCAGCGGCTCGCCGGTGAAGAACGCCACGGTCGAGATCTGGCAGTGCGACGCCAACGCCGTTTACCTGCACACGGCTGACAGCAAGCCCAAGGCGGATCAGCAGGACAAGCACTTCCAGGGGTTCGGCCGCTTCACGACGAATGCGAATGGGGAATACCGCTTCCGGACTATCAAGCCGGTCCCGTATCCCGGTCGTCCCTCCCCGCACATTCACTACAAGGTCAAGCAGGGGGACCGCGATCTGCTCACGTCGCAGATCTTCATCCGCGGCCACGAAGGAAACGCCCGCGACGGCGTCTATCTGAACTCGGGCGATCTTCTCGATCGCGAGCTCGTCCTGGCCGATTTCAAACCGCTCCCCGATTCGAAACTCGGCGAACTCGCCTGCAACTTCGACATTGTTCTCGGCCGGACTCCCGACGACCGGGACCGCGCTCCCCGTCGTCAATAG
- a CDS encoding ArnT family glycosyltransferase, giving the protein MGFTLRRQGWLLGLLLAVALGARLVAAVAVQQKVASEPGRLCLIAGDAEGYWSLSEKLLKGQEYSLYDPPRRVMRMPGFPAVLAGLRALCGEDNLLGVRCGLAVLGTLGCGLTCWLGVVLGNARIGLIGAGLLAVSPTQIVFSVMILSESVFGTVLVASLIPIAWLLRHARSTIDARHWLAAALAGSLIAVATYMRPTWLVAGPIAAGLLLVAGSRSGTLQRLLLGGVLVASLALCLTPWTIRNWRITGHVIPTTLWMGPSLYDGWNPAATGDSEMTFFEKDQLLATMSEYDMDQEYRRRAWDWAKAHPVRVLELAGSKALRYWNVAPNAPQFKQWAVWLAVAGWSLPVLMLSVVGAWRLRADGTALAITWGPVLLFCAIHMLFVGSIRYRLPAELPLCLAAAAGLLFVCRAPQSRFSATEGTPCAAPSAG; this is encoded by the coding sequence GTGGGTTTCACGCTGCGACGCCAGGGATGGCTGTTGGGACTGCTGCTGGCGGTCGCGCTCGGAGCGCGTCTGGTCGCTGCCGTCGCCGTTCAGCAGAAAGTCGCCAGCGAACCCGGCCGCCTCTGCCTGATCGCCGGCGACGCCGAAGGCTACTGGAGCCTCAGCGAAAAGCTCCTCAAGGGGCAGGAGTATTCGCTCTACGATCCCCCCCGCCGGGTCATGCGCATGCCCGGCTTTCCCGCCGTCCTCGCCGGACTTCGCGCCCTGTGCGGCGAAGACAATCTGCTCGGCGTCCGCTGCGGTCTGGCGGTTCTCGGAACCCTCGGCTGTGGATTGACCTGCTGGCTGGGTGTCGTGCTAGGCAACGCCCGCATCGGTCTCATCGGGGCCGGGCTCCTGGCGGTCTCGCCGACGCAGATCGTTTTCAGCGTGATGATCCTCAGTGAATCCGTCTTCGGGACGGTTCTCGTCGCCAGCCTGATTCCGATCGCCTGGCTTCTGCGGCACGCACGCTCCACGATCGATGCCCGGCACTGGCTGGCCGCGGCGCTGGCCGGCTCGCTGATCGCCGTCGCAACGTACATGCGGCCTACCTGGCTCGTCGCCGGTCCAATCGCCGCCGGCTTGCTCCTCGTCGCGGGCTCGCGTTCCGGGACCCTGCAACGACTGCTCCTCGGCGGCGTGCTGGTCGCCTCGCTCGCACTCTGCCTGACGCCGTGGACGATCCGGAACTGGCGGATCACCGGACACGTCATCCCCACGACCCTCTGGATGGGGCCCAGCCTCTACGACGGCTGGAATCCCGCAGCCACCGGCGACAGCGAGATGACGTTTTTCGAGAAGGATCAGTTACTGGCGACCATGTCCGAGTACGACATGGACCAGGAGTACCGCCGCCGCGCCTGGGACTGGGCGAAAGCTCATCCGGTGCGCGTCCTCGAACTCGCGGGAAGCAAGGCTCTGCGGTACTGGAACGTCGCTCCGAATGCCCCTCAGTTCAAGCAGTGGGCCGTCTGGCTCGCCGTCGCCGGCTGGTCCCTGCCGGTCCTGATGCTGAGCGTTGTCGGCGCCTGGCGTCTGCGCGCCGACGGTACGGCCCTGGCCATCACCTGGGGCCCCGTGCTGCTCTTCTGCGCGATTCACATGCTCTTCGTCGGATCCATTCGCTATCGCCTGCCGGCCGAGCTGCCGCTCTGTCTTGCCGCGGCGGCCGGTCTGCTGTTTGTCTGCCGCGCCCCTCAGTCTCGCTTCTCTGCGACGGAAGGAACGCCATGCGCTGCACCTTCCGCGGGCTAG
- a CDS encoding EF-hand domain-containing protein encodes MPLRKLWLASCLTVLAVSPVFAQPGPPPGGRGGPPGDRGPGQRSGGNVAQASLEKLFQLDADKDGKLTKDEVADSRLQNLFARADADQDGNVTREEATALFEKEAQTFGRGGPGGPGGFGPPGGEPQGFGGPGLAGPPRPGQILPPFLHDALELSDKQREELQELQKEVDARLEKILSADQRRMLSEMTPRGPGGPGFGGPRGPGQRGPGPRGGRPPGE; translated from the coding sequence ATGCCCCTGCGAAAACTCTGGCTCGCCTCCTGTCTCACGGTCCTTGCCGTCTCCCCGGTCTTCGCCCAACCGGGGCCGCCGCCCGGCGGTCGCGGCGGTCCCCCCGGTGATCGTGGTCCCGGCCAGCGTAGCGGTGGCAACGTCGCCCAGGCCTCGCTCGAAAAACTCTTTCAGCTCGACGCCGACAAGGATGGCAAGCTGACGAAAGACGAAGTCGCCGACTCGCGGCTGCAGAACCTCTTCGCACGGGCCGACGCCGACCAGGACGGCAACGTCACCCGCGAAGAAGCCACCGCTCTGTTCGAAAAGGAAGCTCAGACATTCGGTCGCGGCGGCCCCGGCGGACCAGGCGGATTTGGTCCTCCGGGAGGTGAACCGCAGGGCTTCGGCGGTCCCGGCTTGGCCGGTCCGCCTCGTCCCGGCCAGATCCTGCCCCCGTTCCTTCATGACGCCCTGGAATTGAGCGATAAGCAGCGCGAGGAGCTGCAGGAGCTCCAGAAAGAAGTCGATGCCCGCCTGGAGAAAATTCTCTCCGCCGACCAGCGACGCATGCTCAGCGAAATGACGCCGCGCGGTCCCGGCGGGCCAGGCTTTGGCGGGCCGCGTGGGCCGGGACAACGGGGGCCGGGGCCACGGGGCGGCCGACCACCGGGCGAATAG